A genomic region of Ensifer sp. PDNC004 contains the following coding sequences:
- a CDS encoding sensor histidine kinase has product MMGQAARRNPSLWWRLSWQLSLVIIAVVASVIIGLCIWATTIMSPNTAMEGTVVSVVSGAVGRGSDGAMQLSETDDLATLKAQNGALWFVVATTSGAFASYGSIPPAYAALPQVIHLFDEADIRGAATTREIATIENAKTPAGEVRILFGGVADKGWGALALLAKAYPIYLSLIASALPAIFLAVPHIVGRALATVSEVADEASRIDPRRHGTRLPLAGIPNEVAPVLVAFNGALERLEDEARKRRRFLVDAAHELRTPIAIMQTRIDGMAEGRERTRLMDDVARLAETAEQLLDFERNDQALVLDEPMDLVDIARSAVADLAPLAIAGGYQVSFHSDVETLARKGNPPAVLRAVTNLVRNAIDHGGNAGLIAVSVSSDGRVEVSDEGPGIPAEHQELVFEPFYRVSPKETGAGLGLSLVKQVVSNHGGRVSLTSSANGTKVAVHL; this is encoded by the coding sequence ATGATGGGTCAGGCGGCAAGACGCAATCCATCGCTCTGGTGGCGGCTCAGCTGGCAGTTGAGCCTCGTGATCATCGCCGTCGTCGCCTCGGTGATCATTGGGCTCTGCATCTGGGCAACCACGATCATGTCGCCGAACACGGCGATGGAAGGGACGGTCGTTTCGGTCGTGTCCGGTGCCGTGGGCCGGGGCAGCGATGGTGCAATGCAGCTTTCCGAGACCGACGACCTGGCGACGCTCAAGGCACAAAACGGTGCCTTGTGGTTCGTGGTCGCCACCACCAGCGGTGCCTTCGCCTCCTATGGGTCTATTCCGCCCGCCTATGCCGCACTGCCCCAGGTAATCCACCTGTTCGACGAAGCCGATATCAGGGGAGCCGCAACTACCCGCGAGATTGCGACGATCGAAAACGCGAAGACGCCGGCTGGCGAAGTGCGGATCCTGTTTGGCGGCGTGGCGGACAAGGGCTGGGGTGCCCTCGCTCTTTTGGCGAAGGCCTATCCGATCTACCTGTCTTTGATCGCCAGTGCGCTTCCGGCGATATTTCTTGCTGTTCCCCATATCGTCGGTCGCGCGCTGGCGACGGTGAGCGAGGTTGCCGACGAAGCATCGCGGATCGATCCGCGCCGCCACGGGACGCGCCTGCCGCTCGCGGGGATCCCGAACGAGGTCGCCCCGGTTCTGGTCGCCTTTAACGGCGCACTCGAGCGCCTCGAAGACGAGGCCAGGAAACGGCGGCGCTTTCTGGTCGATGCGGCTCACGAACTGCGAACCCCCATTGCCATCATGCAGACGCGCATCGACGGCATGGCGGAGGGCCGGGAGCGAACGCGTCTGATGGACGACGTTGCCCGGCTCGCAGAAACGGCGGAGCAGCTTCTGGATTTCGAGCGCAACGACCAGGCGCTCGTTCTGGACGAGCCGATGGATCTGGTCGATATCGCGCGATCGGCTGTCGCCGATCTCGCCCCGCTGGCGATCGCGGGAGGTTATCAGGTGTCATTCCACAGTGACGTGGAGACGCTTGCGCGAAAGGGCAACCCACCTGCCGTCTTGCGCGCGGTCACCAACCTCGTCCGAAACGCCATCGATCACGGCGGCAATGCCGGCCTGATTGCCGTCTCCGTCTCAAGCGATGGGCGCGTCGAGGTTTCCGACGAAGGACCCGGCATACCTGCCGAGCATCAGGAACTCGTTTTCGAGCCGTTTTACAGGGTTTCTCCCAAAGAAACGGGCGCGGGTCTTGGTTTGAGCCTTGTGAAACAGGTGGTTTCCAACCACGGGGGCCGCGTCAGCCTCACGAGTTCAGCGAACGGAACCAAGGTTGCCGTCCACCTCTGA
- a CDS encoding DUF3313 domain-containing protein has translation MLKEYFIQSLNGLSSSLVPARAVGLAGLLSVALAGCQSVPLKEAGTLTSYSKLGPSKGMVAKKRLYVDGQRLAGVRTIRIAPTMFSFAAASKIKSGADRDLVSNALDRALCVALSDRYQLVSADQPADLTVRSVVADIVPTDKALAGVSTAVTVGTGFVLPVSVPRLPVGLGGLAVEAEAVDAGGAQSAAMLWARGANSILDKPRVSEVGDAYSFATKFANEFSQVLISGKEPKALDISLPTRQRVQSWLGGKPKYAVCDTFGRAPGLVGAIAAKYGAPPQWTDKKPKAAAEQALKPSIAR, from the coding sequence GTGCTAAAAGAATATTTTATTCAATCGCTTAATGGGCTTTCCTCATCGCTCGTCCCGGCCCGCGCGGTGGGCCTGGCGGGACTACTCTCGGTGGCCCTGGCCGGATGCCAATCGGTTCCGCTGAAGGAGGCGGGGACGCTGACCTCCTATAGCAAGCTCGGCCCGTCGAAAGGCATGGTGGCGAAGAAACGCCTCTACGTCGACGGACAACGCCTGGCCGGCGTAAGAACCATCCGCATCGCGCCGACGATGTTTTCCTTTGCCGCCGCCTCCAAGATCAAATCCGGTGCCGATCGCGACCTGGTCTCGAACGCTCTCGACCGGGCGCTCTGCGTCGCGCTCAGCGACAGATACCAGCTGGTTTCCGCCGATCAGCCTGCTGATCTGACGGTTCGCTCCGTGGTCGCCGATATTGTCCCGACAGACAAGGCGCTCGCAGGGGTCTCGACGGCCGTGACCGTTGGCACCGGGTTCGTGCTCCCCGTCAGCGTGCCGCGATTGCCCGTGGGCCTCGGAGGCCTGGCCGTCGAGGCCGAAGCCGTCGATGCCGGTGGCGCACAAAGCGCTGCGATGCTTTGGGCGCGGGGCGCGAATTCGATCCTCGACAAGCCCCGTGTTTCCGAAGTCGGCGACGCCTATAGCTTTGCGACGAAATTCGCCAACGAATTTTCGCAGGTGCTGATTTCCGGCAAGGAACCGAAGGCATTGGATATCTCGCTGCCGACCCGGCAGCGCGTGCAGTCCTGGTTGGGTGGCAAACCCAAATATGCCGTATGCGACACCTTCGGCCGGGCACCGGGCCTTGTCGGCGCGATCGCAGCCAAATACGGCGCGCCGCCTCAATGGACCGACAAGAAGCCGAAAGCGGCGGCGGAACAGGCACTCAAGCCTTCCATCGCGCGATAG
- a CDS encoding carbohydrate ABC transporter permease, translating into MKPAARHLWLGLAAAPVVSFFALPFLYLIAVSLKTKDDVLNGRFWPTAPTLTNWPAAFDAANILGFILNSVIVSLVSGLVTIALALPSAYAVLRLKVGGKWLSDVTLSSYMAPPIVALIPLFFLLKTTGLLDTRAGLVLIYGFANVPVAFWLLMPFLRRMPIEIEQAAAMDGAGPFRTLLQIVVPIIAPGIVATFIIVTVLSYNEFLFASAFTFSDATRTLPVGISLFQGDRLVNFGQMAAASLAGIAPVYLVALFMQRYLVSGLAHGGVK; encoded by the coding sequence ATGAAACCCGCAGCGCGACATCTGTGGCTCGGACTTGCGGCAGCGCCCGTCGTCAGCTTCTTTGCCCTGCCCTTCCTCTATCTCATCGCGGTTTCCTTGAAGACGAAGGACGACGTGCTCAACGGCCGCTTCTGGCCGACGGCGCCGACGCTCACGAACTGGCCGGCAGCCTTCGACGCGGCCAACATCCTCGGCTTCATCCTGAATTCCGTGATCGTGTCGCTGGTCTCAGGCCTGGTCACCATCGCGCTGGCGCTGCCGTCGGCCTATGCCGTCCTGCGGCTGAAGGTCGGTGGCAAGTGGCTGTCGGACGTTACGCTCTCGAGCTACATGGCCCCGCCGATCGTGGCGCTGATCCCGCTGTTTTTCCTATTGAAGACAACCGGCCTGCTCGATACGCGCGCCGGGCTTGTTCTCATCTACGGCTTCGCCAACGTACCCGTCGCCTTCTGGCTACTGATGCCGTTCCTGCGCCGCATGCCGATCGAAATCGAGCAGGCAGCGGCGATGGACGGCGCCGGTCCGTTTCGCACGCTGCTGCAGATCGTCGTGCCGATCATCGCGCCGGGGATCGTCGCAACCTTCATCATCGTGACGGTCTTGTCCTACAACGAGTTCCTGTTTGCTTCCGCCTTCACCTTCTCCGACGCCACGCGGACCTTGCCGGTCGGCATCTCGCTCTTCCAGGGCGACCGGCTGGTGAATTTCGGCCAGATGGCAGCCGCTTCCCTGGCGGGCATCGCACCGGTTTATCTGGTCGCGCTGTTCATGCAACGCTACCTCGTGAGCGGGCTTGCCCATGGCGGGGTGAAGTAG
- a CDS encoding carbohydrate ABC transporter permease yields MTAFAVEVLEPAGAAGVAARNHALRARLGRLAWIAPVLVALVVTTLYPTVFLLALAFSKSTLGKPFRGFVGIKHFATALQDPIFLAAIGRSVAYALASSMVQLALGFLIALLFTSLLKAGRFLMSLVLLPLMTPPVMVGIAWKLIFAPAGGLLNGTLITYGVISEPISFLGHPTLAWLAIGVADLWQWTPFIVILCFAALSTVPESVHEAAMVDGANGWQRFWHITLPLVAAPLSSIYLLKLILSFKLFDLVYILTFGGPGFATTSAGFGIYRRAIEQFDVGRAAAETMIYALVIGLVTLPVVRLHQHFERREL; encoded by the coding sequence ATGACCGCCTTCGCCGTCGAGGTGCTGGAACCCGCCGGTGCGGCAGGTGTCGCCGCGCGCAACCACGCCCTTCGGGCGCGTCTCGGTCGGCTCGCATGGATCGCGCCCGTCCTCGTCGCGCTGGTCGTCACGACGCTCTACCCGACCGTCTTTCTGCTGGCGCTTGCCTTCAGCAAGAGCACGCTCGGAAAGCCGTTCCGCGGCTTCGTCGGCATCAAGCACTTTGCAACGGCGCTTCAGGATCCGATCTTCCTTGCGGCCATCGGCAGAAGCGTCGCCTATGCACTTGCCAGCTCGATGGTGCAGCTTGCGCTCGGCTTCCTGATCGCGCTGCTTTTTACGTCCCTGTTGAAGGCCGGCCGCTTCCTGATGAGCCTCGTGCTGTTGCCGCTGATGACCCCGCCGGTCATGGTCGGCATCGCCTGGAAGCTGATCTTCGCGCCGGCAGGCGGGCTCTTGAACGGCACCCTGATCACCTATGGCGTGATCTCCGAGCCGATTTCCTTTCTCGGCCACCCGACGCTCGCCTGGCTGGCAATCGGCGTAGCGGATCTCTGGCAATGGACGCCCTTCATCGTCATTCTCTGCTTTGCGGCCCTTTCCACGGTGCCTGAGAGCGTTCACGAGGCGGCCATGGTGGACGGGGCCAATGGCTGGCAGCGTTTCTGGCACATCACCCTGCCGCTGGTCGCCGCACCGCTTTCGTCGATCTATCTGCTGAAGCTTATCTTGTCGTTCAAGCTCTTCGACCTCGTCTATATCCTAACCTTCGGCGGGCCGGGCTTTGCGACGACATCGGCCGGCTTTGGCATCTATCGGCGGGCAATCGAACAGTTCGACGTCGGCCGCGCCGCAGCCGAGACGATGATCTACGCGCTGGTCATCGGACTTGTGACCTTGCCCGTCGTGCGACTGCACCAGCACTTCGAAAGACGAGAACTATGA
- a CDS encoding aldo/keto reductase — protein MSARSLPKRRLGRTDFDITTVGFGAWAIGGPDWGWGWGSQDDTRSIAAIRHAVERGINWIDTAPVYGLGHSEQIVREALSTIPRSERPLIFTKAGLIWDPDNRNALPARIGNAQSIRRELEASLKRLGVDVIDLYQVHWPANDGTPVEDYWATFAELKKEGKVRAIGLSNHDRALLERAATVAPVDVVQPPFSAIKRQFARAELPWVQAHGSGVIAYSPLQSGLLTGAFTPARARALPQDDWRSRDEEFSGEALHRNLAFTEGLRPIAARHETSVAAVAAAWAISWPGVTGAIIGAREPLQIDGWIDAATLGLTPRDLDDVEDMLLATRAGSGPTRPDLAEAA, from the coding sequence ATGAGCGCAAGATCCTTGCCGAAGCGCAGGCTCGGCCGAACCGATTTCGACATCACGACCGTTGGCTTCGGTGCCTGGGCCATCGGTGGCCCCGATTGGGGATGGGGATGGGGAAGCCAGGACGATACCCGGTCGATCGCGGCCATTCGCCATGCGGTCGAGCGCGGCATCAACTGGATCGACACGGCACCCGTCTATGGCCTCGGCCATTCCGAACAGATCGTGCGCGAGGCTCTCTCGACCATCCCGCGATCCGAACGTCCGTTGATCTTCACCAAGGCGGGGCTGATCTGGGACCCGGACAACCGCAACGCCCTTCCGGCTCGCATCGGCAATGCCCAGTCCATTCGCCGCGAGTTGGAGGCTTCCCTGAAGCGGCTCGGCGTCGACGTCATCGACCTCTACCAGGTGCACTGGCCTGCCAATGACGGCACACCGGTCGAGGACTACTGGGCGACGTTTGCCGAATTGAAGAAAGAGGGCAAGGTTAGGGCCATCGGGCTTTCGAACCACGATCGGGCGCTTCTCGAGCGCGCGGCAACGGTCGCGCCCGTCGATGTCGTGCAACCGCCCTTTTCGGCGATCAAGCGCCAGTTCGCCAGAGCAGAGCTGCCCTGGGTGCAGGCGCATGGCAGCGGCGTCATCGCCTACAGCCCGCTGCAATCGGGCCTGCTCACCGGCGCCTTTACGCCGGCGCGCGCCCGAGCCCTTCCGCAGGACGACTGGCGATCGCGCGACGAGGAATTTTCAGGCGAAGCGCTTCACCGGAACCTCGCCTTTACCGAAGGCTTGAGGCCGATTGCTGCACGACACGAAACGTCCGTCGCTGCGGTAGCTGCCGCCTGGGCGATTTCCTGGCCCGGCGTTACCGGAGCCATCATCGGTGCGCGCGAGCCGCTGCAGATCGATGGCTGGATCGATGCGGCAACCCTGGGGCTTACCCCTCGTGATCTCGATGATGTCGAAGACATGTTGCTCGCCACCCGGGCCGGCAGCGGGCCGACGCGCCCGGATCTGGCCGAGGCCGCATGA
- a CDS encoding sugar ABC transporter substrate-binding protein, which produces MSSSIFSQAYRRRSVLKTLAAAGALPFVAPLASSTALASGTKYAGRTVNLLIIQPHVVTGKKIAEDLERLTGAKVNVTAVPYDQVSVKATLDVQSGANQFDVIDYFYTYKGQLADDGVIEDVTDLIERDKAEIQPEDFIQTIYDQYTLHDGRRYGLPYDGDSHLLFYNRELFDRYGLKAPATWDEYNENARVITEAEKKNGIYGAAVLGAKIPVIILSTYANRLTGFGGNFLKADGTSALDSTEAVEALKSLLASAPHALPTPLETRFEEGLPAFLNGKAAQIDFWTDLGGYAQDPKGSKIVDKWGVARIPVGGSNKTPRLAFNAGFGFAITSGSKNKDVAWDLIKLATGKDYHQELLALTGSGIDPDRQSGLKSQKFKDFQPLVQPLLDDGALENSLAWPTAVYAPKLENALTDELALALAGTKSAEQAIADAHQAWTEIIETNG; this is translated from the coding sequence ATGTCCAGTTCCATTTTCAGCCAGGCGTATCGCCGCCGCAGTGTGCTGAAAACGCTAGCCGCTGCCGGCGCCCTGCCCTTCGTCGCGCCGCTTGCCTCCTCTACGGCGCTTGCATCTGGCACCAAATATGCCGGCCGCACGGTCAATCTCCTGATCATCCAGCCGCACGTCGTGACGGGCAAGAAAATTGCCGAGGATCTCGAAAGGCTGACCGGAGCCAAGGTCAACGTCACGGCGGTGCCCTACGACCAGGTCAGCGTCAAGGCAACGCTGGACGTGCAGTCGGGCGCCAACCAGTTCGACGTCATCGACTATTTTTATACCTACAAGGGGCAGCTGGCCGACGATGGCGTGATCGAGGACGTCACCGATCTCATCGAGCGCGACAAGGCCGAGATCCAGCCGGAAGACTTCATCCAGACCATCTACGACCAGTACACGCTGCATGACGGCCGCCGTTATGGCTTGCCCTATGACGGCGACAGTCATCTGCTTTTCTATAACCGCGAACTGTTTGATCGTTACGGCCTGAAAGCGCCGGCAACCTGGGACGAATACAACGAGAACGCCAGGGTGATTACCGAGGCGGAAAAGAAGAACGGGATCTATGGTGCGGCGGTTCTGGGTGCGAAGATCCCGGTCATCATCCTGTCCACCTATGCCAACCGGCTCACCGGCTTTGGCGGCAACTTCCTGAAGGCGGACGGCACCTCGGCGCTCGACAGCACGGAGGCGGTCGAGGCCCTGAAGTCGCTGCTGGCGTCGGCACCCCACGCGCTGCCGACCCCACTCGAAACCCGCTTCGAAGAGGGGCTGCCCGCCTTTCTCAACGGCAAGGCGGCGCAGATCGACTTCTGGACCGATCTCGGCGGCTATGCGCAGGATCCCAAGGGCTCGAAGATCGTGGACAAGTGGGGCGTGGCGCGCATTCCCGTCGGCGGCAGCAACAAGACACCCCGCCTCGCCTTCAATGCCGGCTTTGGCTTTGCGATCACCAGCGGATCGAAGAACAAGGATGTCGCCTGGGACCTGATCAAGCTTGCGACCGGCAAGGACTACCACCAGGAGCTTCTGGCGCTCACCGGCTCGGGCATCGACCCGGACCGCCAATCGGGGCTGAAATCGCAGAAGTTCAAGGACTTCCAGCCGCTGGTGCAACCGCTACTCGATGATGGCGCATTGGAAAACAGCCTGGCCTGGCCAACCGCCGTCTACGCGCCGAAACTCGAAAATGCATTGACCGACGAACTGGCCCTGGCGCTCGCCGGCACCAAAAGCGCGGAACAGGCGATCGCCGACGCCCACCAGGCCTGGACCGAAATCATCGAGACCAACGGCTGA
- a CDS encoding MFS transporter — MKLQEETDGLQSKGGTKRESWLPVYASGLATFCVVTTEMLPVGLMTPIAHDLRTSMGTAGLTLSLPALLAALFAPTVVLVAGRIDRRRILTTLLLLLVVANIVSALANTIGLLLAARILVGFCMGGIWAVAGGLAPRLVPSRSVGVATAIIFGGVAAASVLGVPVGAMIGDAAGWRFAFAAMAVFCGIVLVVNLCALPALPVHQSVRLGQFSNQLSNCRIQLGLAITFLFVAGHFMAYTFIRPLLEVVSGIGTEWVGLMLFAYGAAGIGGNFVAGPVAARRTGATLLCIATALAAVLFGFALFGHSPLGGIIVLILWGIAYGGVSVSLQTWMMKSAPSDVEVATALFVAIFNIAIAVGSFAGGRIVDQFDLGTNLLLAGILPSLGILLVFKACPAAGQG, encoded by the coding sequence ATGAAACTCCAGGAAGAAACCGACGGTCTGCAATCAAAGGGAGGCACAAAGAGGGAAAGTTGGCTGCCGGTCTATGCCTCCGGCCTGGCAACCTTCTGCGTCGTGACGACCGAGATGCTGCCCGTCGGATTGATGACGCCGATCGCACACGATCTTCGAACGTCGATGGGGACCGCCGGCCTGACGCTCTCGCTGCCGGCACTGCTTGCCGCACTCTTTGCGCCGACCGTGGTGCTCGTGGCCGGCAGGATCGACAGAAGGCGCATCCTGACCACGCTTCTGCTGCTGCTCGTTGTTGCGAACATCGTTTCAGCGCTCGCCAACACCATCGGCCTGCTTCTGGCGGCGCGCATCCTTGTCGGCTTTTGCATGGGCGGCATCTGGGCCGTTGCCGGCGGCCTTGCGCCACGGCTGGTGCCGAGCCGGTCCGTTGGCGTCGCGACGGCAATCATTTTTGGTGGCGTTGCAGCAGCTTCGGTTCTTGGCGTTCCGGTCGGAGCCATGATCGGTGATGCGGCGGGCTGGCGCTTCGCGTTTGCCGCGATGGCGGTCTTTTGTGGGATCGTGCTCGTGGTCAATCTCTGTGCATTGCCTGCTCTGCCTGTCCATCAGTCCGTCCGGCTCGGCCAGTTCAGCAATCAGCTCTCGAACTGCCGGATCCAACTTGGCCTGGCCATCACGTTCCTGTTCGTTGCAGGGCATTTCATGGCCTACACCTTCATACGTCCGCTTCTGGAAGTTGTTTCAGGCATCGGCACAGAATGGGTCGGGCTCATGCTGTTTGCCTATGGAGCAGCCGGGATCGGCGGAAACTTTGTTGCCGGCCCTGTCGCCGCCAGGCGCACCGGCGCGACCTTGCTGTGCATTGCCACAGCTCTTGCCGCCGTCCTCTTCGGTTTTGCCCTCTTCGGACACTCGCCTCTTGGCGGTATCATCGTCCTCATCTTGTGGGGCATCGCCTATGGTGGCGTCTCGGTCTCCTTGCAAACCTGGATGATGAAGTCGGCACCCTCCGACGTCGAAGTCGCAACGGCGCTGTTCGTCGCGATCTTCAACATCGCCATTGCCGTCGGATCCTTTGCCGGTGGGCGCATTGTCGATCAGTTCGATCTCGGCACCAACCTGCTCCTGGCGGGCATCCTGCCGTCCCTCGGGATTCTGCTCGTGTTCAAAGCGTGTCCTGCCGCGGGCCAAGGCTGA
- a CDS encoding LysR family transcriptional regulator has product MLDHLGDVRAFVRVADDQSFTLAAERLGLSRSAVGKCVARLEDNMVTRLIHRTTRSVSLTEEGRLFYEHAIRILSEVDDAESALAQRHQAPTGRLRIDVPIALGRLHILPVLQRFLNRWPEVDAEVSFSDEYRDIVGDGIDVAVRIGGPTDSRLVRRVLASHRLITCAAPDYLRQRGTPRTIDELTRHDRIGFKHASGPVPWHYKVGGEDRDVGVQGNLRLGNTEAIRDACLAGMGVAQLGAFLVGRDIREGRLVPLLEEFERDEPPVCVVYPTRKHVSPKVRLFIEAIRAEWAAGAPWA; this is encoded by the coding sequence ATGCTGGACCATCTCGGCGATGTGCGCGCCTTTGTTCGTGTCGCCGACGACCAGAGCTTCACCTTGGCGGCCGAGCGGCTCGGTCTTTCTCGTTCGGCGGTCGGCAAATGCGTCGCGCGTCTTGAAGACAATATGGTGACGCGGCTCATTCATAGGACAACGCGCAGCGTCAGCCTCACCGAGGAGGGCCGGCTGTTCTACGAGCATGCGATCAGGATCCTGTCGGAAGTGGACGACGCGGAGTCCGCCTTGGCACAACGGCACCAGGCGCCAACAGGGCGCCTTCGCATCGACGTGCCGATCGCCCTCGGCAGGCTGCATATCCTGCCCGTTCTCCAGCGCTTCCTGAACCGCTGGCCCGAGGTGGACGCGGAGGTCTCGTTTTCGGATGAGTATCGCGACATCGTCGGCGACGGCATCGACGTTGCCGTTCGTATCGGCGGGCCGACCGACAGTCGCCTCGTGCGGCGGGTCCTGGCCTCGCATCGGCTCATAACCTGCGCCGCGCCTGACTATTTGCGGCAACGCGGAACGCCGCGCACGATCGACGAGCTGACGCGCCACGACAGGATCGGCTTCAAGCACGCAAGCGGACCAGTGCCGTGGCACTACAAGGTGGGCGGCGAAGACCGGGACGTCGGTGTTCAGGGAAACTTGCGCCTCGGAAACACCGAAGCCATTCGCGATGCTTGCCTCGCCGGAATGGGTGTTGCGCAACTGGGTGCATTCCTGGTGGGCCGCGACATCAGGGAAGGCAGGCTTGTGCCCTTACTCGAAGAATTCGAGCGCGACGAGCCGCCGGTTTGCGTCGTCTATCCGACGCGAAAACATGTTTCTCCAAAAGTCCGCCTTTTCATCGAGGCCATTCGGGCGGAATGGGCGGCCGGTGCGCCCTGGGCATAA
- a CDS encoding helix-turn-helix domain-containing protein has product MKLPPQAGASSASHPDVFDASCSARHALELISTKWAILIMSALAAGPMRNGALLRKVEGISQKMLTQTLKDLERNGLVQRHDQQTNPPHVEYSLSAVGLSLSETLINLDRWAERNFPELDRFREKYDTAASEAKAARRRKIRLP; this is encoded by the coding sequence ATGAAACTGCCCCCGCAAGCCGGCGCTTCGTCTGCAAGCCATCCCGACGTGTTCGACGCTTCCTGCTCGGCCAGGCACGCGCTCGAACTGATATCGACGAAATGGGCGATCCTCATCATGTCTGCGCTTGCGGCGGGTCCGATGCGCAATGGCGCGTTGCTGCGCAAGGTCGAGGGCATTTCGCAGAAGATGCTGACCCAGACGCTGAAGGACCTCGAGCGCAACGGGTTGGTGCAGCGTCACGATCAGCAGACGAACCCGCCGCATGTGGAATACAGCCTGAGCGCGGTTGGCCTGTCTCTCAGCGAAACGCTGATCAACCTCGACCGATGGGCGGAGCGGAACTTTCCGGAGCTGGACCGCTTCAGGGAAAAATACGATACGGCCGCGAGCGAGGCAAAGGCAGCCAGACGGCGCAAGATTCGCTTGCCGTAG
- a CDS encoding flavodoxin family protein has product MKAMVLCSSPRRDGNSATMANAVAEGLLEAGHEVETVHADDILSALLRDCRQCRMPDGECGIDDGFRRAFFGSYLPADGFIAASPIYWYGVSAQLKAFFDRMFCYVAASHPQSASVVAQMTGKRIGLVLSSEETYPTVSSGPQHQFQEFSRYTRSTFVGVVHGHGNARSDIHRDPSDPIARARLFGRTFFSAHTSDYQIDTPRSGRVWA; this is encoded by the coding sequence ATGAAGGCAATGGTTCTCTGCTCCAGCCCGCGACGCGACGGAAACTCGGCGACAATGGCGAATGCCGTGGCCGAAGGCCTACTGGAAGCTGGCCACGAGGTCGAGACGGTGCACGCCGACGACATCCTGTCAGCGCTGCTTCGAGACTGTCGCCAGTGTCGCATGCCCGATGGCGAGTGCGGGATCGACGACGGTTTCCGGCGGGCGTTCTTCGGTTCCTACCTACCCGCTGACGGCTTCATCGCCGCAAGCCCGATCTACTGGTATGGCGTCTCTGCGCAGTTGAAGGCTTTCTTCGATCGAATGTTCTGCTACGTCGCTGCGTCGCATCCGCAATCGGCGTCCGTGGTCGCGCAGATGACCGGAAAACGGATCGGTCTCGTCCTCAGCTCGGAAGAGACCTACCCCACCGTTTCGTCCGGTCCGCAGCATCAGTTCCAGGAATTCAGCCGCTACACGCGCTCGACCTTCGTTGGCGTGGTGCACGGCCATGGCAACGCACGCAGCGACATACACCGCGATCCAAGCGACCCGATCGCGCGGGCGCGCCTCTTCGGCCGGACCTTCTTCAGCGCTCACACCTCCGACTACCAGATCGACACGCCGCGATCGGGCCGCGTGTGGGCATGA
- a CDS encoding Rid family hydrolase translates to MKDQNIVTIHTHATTTGQVVVPAVLKDDVDQFHYAPARRAGDFVFLSGIVACNRQPTPMDAEQFRAELRHVFTLMAQLLGASQAGLGDVVELQMFHVFGSDRLALDKGGQLATIAEVRDEFFPAPYPACVELAVAELNPEGGLVEIKATAFAPLSRGTE, encoded by the coding sequence ATGAAGGATCAAAACATCGTCACCATTCACACACATGCGACAACAACAGGCCAGGTCGTCGTGCCTGCCGTGCTCAAGGACGATGTCGATCAATTCCACTACGCTCCGGCGCGGCGCGCCGGAGACTTTGTTTTTCTGTCGGGCATTGTCGCCTGCAACCGGCAGCCGACGCCGATGGATGCCGAGCAGTTCCGCGCCGAACTGCGCCATGTGTTCACGCTCATGGCGCAACTGTTGGGAGCGTCTCAGGCGGGTCTTGGCGATGTTGTGGAATTGCAGATGTTCCATGTGTTCGGCAGCGATCGGCTGGCGCTCGACAAGGGCGGTCAGCTCGCCACGATCGCCGAGGTCCGGGACGAATTTTTCCCGGCGCCCTACCCGGCATGTGTCGAACTGGCCGTCGCGGAACTGAACCCGGAGGGCGGCTTGGTGGAAATCAAGGCGACCGCCTTTGCCCCGCTTTCACGCGGAACCGAATAG